A single genomic interval of Sulfurihydrogenibium sp. harbors:
- a CDS encoding molecular chaperone TorD family protein has translation MDDKIQENQGRINMYAFISRLLIEEVDENLLEKIKNNPDLLELFPNTKEWESFKTKSTKELIDEDLNVDYTTVFILNAYPYESVFMNDEGHINPTPTNPTLQFYLEHGYEIDLNKTRVLSPDHIAVELEFMITLIQEQLKAYSMNDQEGEKKALNLQKEFMENHILQWAPIYLMAARDMSETPFYYDVCQMALDFIMTDYEYILEQLEAENVSK, from the coding sequence ATGGACGATAAAATCCAAGAAAATCAAGGTAGAATAAATATGTACGCTTTTATATCAAGACTTTTAATAGAAGAGGTTGATGAAAACCTTCTTGAAAAAATAAAAAACAATCCTGATTTATTAGAACTTTTTCCAAACACAAAAGAATGGGAATCTTTCAAAACAAAATCTACAAAAGAATTGATAGATGAAGATTTAAACGTTGATTATACGACGGTTTTCATACTAAATGCTTATCCTTATGAATCTGTATTCATGAATGACGAAGGACATATCAACCCAACGCCAACAAATCCAACATTACAATTTTACCTTGAACATGGATATGAAATAGATTTAAACAAAACAAGAGTGCTATCTCCCGACCATATAGCAGTTGAGCTTGAATTTATGATAACTTTAATACAAGAGCAACTAAAAGCATATTCAATGAATGACCAAGAAGGAGAAAAAAAGGCACTTAACCTTCAAAAAGAGTTTATGGAAAATCATATACTTCAATGGGCGCCAATATATCTTATGGCTGCAAGAGATATGAGTGAAACTCCATTTTATTACGATGTTTGTCAAATGGCTTTAGATTTTATCATGACAGACTACGAATACATCTTAGAACAATTAGAGGCTGAAAATGTCAGCAAGTAG
- a CDS encoding 4Fe-4S binding protein: MSASRLNFDIYSCVRVYYRYADCNKCVNVCPTQAVSIENDKVKVNFENCVECGACVGNCPTESYKLNGFDLVDFYVKFTDSDKKFISCKVDLPCLSALDENYLVSICIDKNSDLILDIGHCSQCQIGKQLDVIKHNTEKANYILEQAGLDYRVKLEDIKFEKEEKQENKRRSFLKMFAIQTAALAFWVVEDKLEQMVENTEEEEEKPYKNIVSEKVIPEKRKILYTALSKIDPTDKYFEVEKIEFSSDKWIDNSKCTNCSICYNVCPTGALTPDDSKLKVLFSPTLCIKCRICHDVCPEKCIHLEEKLYLEDFISGKYKVLAQHVMIPCSECLVPFSYKGDTTVCPRCRQLEDELRELLKIGD, translated from the coding sequence ATGTCAGCAAGTAGATTAAACTTTGATATATATTCCTGCGTTAGAGTTTATTACAGATACGCAGACTGTAATAAATGTGTCAACGTATGTCCAACCCAGGCTGTAAGTATTGAAAATGACAAAGTTAAAGTTAATTTTGAAAACTGCGTTGAATGTGGAGCCTGCGTTGGAAACTGTCCAACTGAAAGTTATAAACTAAATGGTTTTGACTTAGTGGATTTTTATGTTAAGTTTACAGATTCAGATAAAAAATTCATATCCTGTAAAGTAGATTTACCATGTTTATCAGCACTTGATGAAAACTATTTAGTCTCTATCTGTATAGATAAAAATTCAGATTTAATTCTTGATATTGGACATTGTAGTCAATGTCAGATTGGAAAACAGTTAGATGTAATTAAACACAATACAGAAAAAGCAAACTATATATTAGAGCAAGCAGGTTTAGATTATAGAGTAAAATTAGAAGATATAAAATTTGAAAAAGAAGAAAAGCAAGAAAATAAAAGAAGGTCTTTTTTAAAGATGTTTGCAATACAGACGGCAGCCTTAGCTTTTTGGGTTGTTGAAGATAAATTAGAGCAGATGGTTGAAAATACAGAAGAAGAGGAAGAAAAACCTTACAAAAACATTGTAAGCGAGAAAGTCATCCCGGAAAAAAGAAAGATTTTATACACAGCTTTATCAAAGATAGACCCAACAGATAAATACTTTGAAGTAGAAAAGATTGAATTTTCATCAGATAAATGGATTGACAACTCTAAATGTACAAACTGTTCAATTTGTTATAACGTTTGTCCAACAGGAGCTTTAACACCTGATGATAGCAAATTAAAAGTTTTGTTTAGTCCTACTTTATGTATTAAATGCAGAATCTGTCATGATGTATGCCCAGAAAAATGTATCCATTTAGAAGAAAAGCTATACTTGGAAGACTTTATTTCAGGAAAGTATAAAGTTTTAGCTCAACATGTAATGATACCATGCAGTGAATGTTTAGTCCCATTCTCGTATAAAGGTGATACAACCGTCTGTCCAAGATGCAGACAGCTTGAAGATGAACTTAGGGAGTTGTTAAAAATCGGAGATTAA